Proteins encoded within one genomic window of Halocatena marina:
- a CDS encoding helix-turn-helix domain-containing protein produces the protein MKPKQQRDEPSASTGAPQHESATLVTARIPAEEFALHETFTALSELRFECSDLVATGNEAVMPLMWAQTDDYAALESAMAADPSVNAAEEIIHADDRRLYRIHWQHEVHLLCQIILNSEVILLDGYGTDDQWTFELLFSSRQALQRTCECCQQYNLTYTIDRIRGLGDDTSESTPLGLTAEQHEALAEAHKRGYFSVPRQITLDELADILDISHQALSERLRRGHDALIRETFKDPSLGFGSNPDFGRASDTGSDSGSTTDTNTNITGLSSL, from the coding sequence ATGAAACCGAAACAACAGCGGGACGAACCATCGGCATCGACCGGAGCACCACAGCACGAGAGCGCGACTCTTGTGACTGCTCGTATCCCCGCTGAAGAGTTCGCCCTCCACGAGACCTTCACAGCCCTCTCGGAGCTTAGATTCGAGTGTTCGGATCTCGTGGCCACAGGAAACGAGGCTGTTATGCCGCTGATGTGGGCGCAAACAGACGATTATGCCGCACTGGAGAGTGCGATGGCGGCCGATCCGAGTGTGAACGCTGCTGAAGAGATCATCCACGCTGACGACCGTCGACTCTACCGAATACACTGGCAACACGAAGTCCATCTCCTCTGTCAGATCATTCTAAACTCGGAGGTAATCCTCCTCGACGGATACGGCACTGACGACCAATGGACGTTTGAACTTCTATTCTCCTCGCGTCAGGCTCTCCAACGTACCTGCGAATGCTGCCAGCAGTACAATCTGACGTATACAATCGACCGCATCCGCGGACTCGGTGACGATACCTCGGAGTCAACACCGCTTGGGCTAACCGCCGAACAGCACGAAGCGCTCGCGGAAGCGCACAAGCGCGGCTACTTCAGCGTTCCAAGACAGATCACGCTCGACGAACTCGCCGACATCCTCGATATCTCACACCAAGCACTCTCTGAACGACTCCGTCGAGGGCACGATGCTCTCATTAGAGAGACGTTCAAAGATCCGAGCCTCGGGTTTGGATCAAATCCGGATTTCGGTCGTGCTTCTGACACTGGCTCCGATTCTGGTTCGACGACCGATACCAACACCAATATTACAGGATTGTCGTCACTGTAA
- a CDS encoding GTPBP1 family GTP-binding protein produces the protein MSPDRAVLEQALERGEQEGGNVEFKERLTREIHLADGRLESLAAQLRHRVLSGDGEATYVVGVTDDGGLAGIDAETFSESMDVLSLLSEEAGSHIEEVQTWGVGDEGLVGVATICEGSMLNTDDGHIVVGTAGHVDHGKSTLVGSLVTGQPDNGEGSTRSFLDVQPHEVERGLSADLSYGVYGFDDDGPIRTNNPHRKQDRARIVEEADRLVSFVDTVGHEPWLRTTIRGLVGQKLDYGLLTIAADDGPTKTTREHLGILLATELPTIVAITKADMVTDKRVHEVEREVERLLRDADRSPLGIQRHGVEAAIEEISETVVPVVTTSAVTMAGLPVLDELFEQLPKTADGTGEFSMYIDRTYKITGVGAVASGTVRSGTVEAGDELLIGPMADGSFRDVEVRSIEMHYHRVDEAKAGRIVGIALKGIREVDIERGMILVPRDADPKPVREFEAEVMVLNHPTRINDGYEPVVHVETVCEAAAFYPEGRQLLPGDSGRTRVRFKFRPYVVEEGQRFVFREGQSKGVGTILDLSEN, from the coding sequence ATGAGCCCGGACCGGGCTGTACTCGAACAAGCACTCGAGCGCGGTGAGCAGGAGGGCGGTAATGTTGAGTTCAAAGAACGACTCACACGCGAAATCCACCTCGCTGATGGTCGTCTCGAAAGCCTCGCAGCACAACTACGCCACCGGGTGCTCTCCGGTGACGGCGAGGCGACGTACGTCGTTGGTGTCACTGACGATGGTGGCCTTGCCGGAATCGATGCGGAGACGTTTTCCGAGTCGATGGATGTTCTCTCGTTGCTCTCAGAGGAAGCTGGATCGCACATCGAGGAGGTACAGACGTGGGGTGTCGGTGACGAAGGATTGGTCGGTGTCGCAACCATCTGCGAAGGATCGATGCTCAACACTGATGATGGGCACATCGTTGTCGGTACCGCAGGACACGTCGATCACGGAAAGAGCACGCTTGTTGGCTCGCTCGTGACGGGACAGCCCGATAACGGGGAAGGAAGCACGCGCAGCTTTCTCGATGTTCAACCACACGAAGTCGAACGCGGGCTTTCGGCCGATCTTTCGTATGGCGTCTACGGTTTCGACGACGATGGTCCGATCCGGACGAACAATCCTCACCGGAAGCAAGACCGCGCGCGAATCGTCGAAGAGGCCGATCGACTCGTTTCGTTCGTCGATACTGTGGGTCACGAGCCGTGGCTCCGAACGACGATCCGCGGACTTGTCGGACAAAAACTCGATTACGGTTTGTTGACGATCGCAGCGGACGACGGGCCGACGAAGACCACCCGTGAGCATCTCGGCATTCTGCTCGCCACCGAACTACCGACGATCGTCGCCATCACGAAAGCCGATATGGTGACCGACAAGCGCGTTCATGAGGTCGAACGCGAGGTCGAACGCTTACTTCGAGACGCCGATCGCTCGCCGCTGGGAATACAGCGACACGGCGTCGAGGCCGCTATCGAAGAGATTTCGGAAACTGTGGTTCCGGTCGTTACGACAAGCGCGGTGACGATGGCTGGGTTGCCAGTGCTCGATGAGCTGTTCGAACAGCTTCCAAAGACCGCCGATGGGACAGGCGAGTTCTCGATGTACATCGATCGTACGTACAAGATCACCGGCGTCGGTGCCGTCGCATCCGGAACGGTCCGCTCTGGAACCGTTGAGGCGGGTGATGAACTTCTAATCGGGCCGATGGCCGATGGCTCGTTCAGAGACGTGGAGGTTCGCTCTATCGAGATGCACTATCACCGCGTCGACGAAGCTAAGGCGGGTCGCATCGTCGGCATCGCGCTCAAAGGCATCCGCGAAGTTGACATCGAACGCGGAATGATCCTCGTTCCACGCGATGCTGACCCGAAGCCCGTTCGGGAGTTCGAAGCAGAAGTGATGGTGCTGAACCATCCCACGCGCATCAACGACGGCTACGAACCAGTCGTCCACGTTGAAACAGTGTGTGAGGCGGCTGCCTTCTATCCGGAGGGCCGACAACTGCTCCCTGGTGATTCTGGTCGAACGCGTGTTCGATTCAAATTCCGCCCGTACGTGGTTGAGGAGGGTCAGCGGTTCGTGTTCCGGGAGGGACAAAGCAAAGGTGTCGGAACGATACTCGACCTGTCAGAAAACTAG
- a CDS encoding phosphoglycolate phosphatase has translation MRALAVDIDGTLTRADQSLDPRVFEPLREWPEPVVIATGKSLPYPVGLCEFLGIPVRIIAENGGAVYLADDDEIVFTGDREAAHRVIEQYSEEGYSLGWEGVDFANRWRETELAVSCDQPLEPLREIAEREGMRVFDTGYAYHVTAHDVDKGTGLTNITSRLGNDPESFAVVGDSENDAAMFEIAGEAYAVANADDRAKSAADHITDGAFVDGLLEALEMIRNDR, from the coding sequence ATGCGAGCATTGGCAGTCGACATTGACGGAACACTGACCCGCGCGGACCAATCGCTCGACCCGAGGGTGTTCGAACCTCTCCGCGAATGGCCCGAACCAGTCGTCATCGCAACCGGGAAATCACTCCCGTATCCGGTCGGACTCTGTGAATTTCTAGGCATTCCAGTTCGTATCATCGCGGAGAACGGAGGAGCGGTCTACCTCGCTGATGATGATGAGATCGTGTTTACCGGTGACCGTGAGGCCGCCCATCGGGTCATCGAACAATACTCCGAAGAAGGATACTCGCTCGGGTGGGAGGGTGTAGACTTTGCAAATCGATGGCGGGAAACAGAGCTTGCTGTGAGCTGTGATCAACCGCTCGAACCCCTCCGTGAGATCGCCGAACGCGAGGGGATGCGCGTGTTCGATACCGGGTACGCGTATCACGTAACCGCACACGATGTGGATAAGGGAACTGGACTCACGAATATCACGTCTCGTCTTGGTAACGATCCGGAATCGTTCGCCGTTGTCGGTGATTCCGAAAATGACGCTGCAATGTTCGAAATTGCTGGCGAAGCCTACGCGGTGGCAAACGCTGACGACCGAGCGAAATCAGCCGCCGATCACATTACAGATGGCGCATTCGTTGACGGTTTACTCGAAGCACTAGAAATGATTCGAAACGATCGTTGA